A region of Maridesulfovibrio sp. DNA encodes the following proteins:
- the amt gene encoding ammonium transporter, with translation MENSLVDVLWILICAALVFLMQPGFMCLESGLTRSKNSINVAAKNLADFVFSALSFWAVGYGLMFGAEYAGIIGTDSFIPSIDSSAYLTSFFIFQTMFCGTATTIFSGAIAERMSFGAYLIVAEILSVLVYPLFGNWAWNGLENGELLGWLGSRGFIDFAGSTVVHSVGGWVALAALLVVGPRSGRFTEDGKVREMNPSNLPMSVLGTLLLWFGWFGFNGGSTLTLDASVPLIIANTTLAGVAGGATCTLLGWFDTRIPKVNNLINGSLGGLVAITANCHVVSAADAVVIGGLAGPLCIWLEKMLEKAKIDDAVGAVPVHLGCGIWGTLAVAFFGDPKLIGTGLGMYDQFIIQLTGVFAAFAVAFLLPYILLTIINRFLPLRVTPEEEEVGLNISEHGAHTDLLDLFQTMEQQALTKDLSLRIPVEPFTEVGRIATCYNQVMSALEENVSKTEAIINSATDGILTFSRDSLKLLQANPRAREMFALPGGGVLEGLQFTDLVNAEGIPTETLFCSRSVELSGNSVGGNKFPVEAVITPAKGMPFYIAIIRDISERKDAEYKIRTQQAYFQQLFESSPQAIVQVNTKGIIQNVNKGFEQLFGFAREEVLGAYNRSVVVPENLQAEAKQFSESVMTGRLVDRETVRRHKDGRLIPISVIGYPIHVEDELSGIYYIYTDITQRKAFEDQLAHQAFHDSLTGLPNRVLFAERLSRALKRSKRRKQYRFAAMMLDMDRFKWINDTLGHHAGDEFLIAIADRISSCIREVDTVARLGGDEFGIVIEEFSSYQEVIKIAKRIQHSLQLPLELAEGKVTSSASIGIVLKNEDYDNSDAVMRDADIAMYRAKEMGRSRFKVFNQRMHSRLLAEVELEKDLRQAIQNEDLSLYYQPIMNTSNGQLRGFEALLRWDSPERGMVSPAEIIPLAEETGLIVPLGQWILRDACKSMKKWLQTTGLEDLTVNVNLSFKQFGQPNFTQFVKSTLEQTGLPPANLKLELTESCLMQNPSETMSKLTTLREMGVQLVIDDFGTGYSSLSYLQRFPINGLKIDRSFISGENQDPSNKEIVRTIIAMAKSLGLDVVAEGVEESSQLNMLQDMSCDAVQGFMFSRPVEGSKVENFINTHRSDKS, from the coding sequence ATGGAAAACTCGCTAGTTGATGTGTTGTGGATTTTGATTTGCGCAGCACTTGTTTTTTTGATGCAACCAGGCTTCATGTGCCTTGAATCCGGACTGACAAGATCCAAAAATTCCATCAACGTGGCTGCTAAAAATCTGGCGGACTTTGTTTTTTCCGCCTTAAGTTTCTGGGCAGTTGGTTATGGATTGATGTTTGGAGCTGAATATGCGGGTATAATAGGTACCGATTCTTTCATCCCTTCCATTGATTCTTCGGCTTACCTCACATCATTCTTCATTTTTCAGACCATGTTCTGCGGTACGGCTACAACCATTTTTTCCGGAGCAATAGCCGAGCGTATGTCTTTCGGGGCTTATCTTATTGTTGCAGAGATACTTTCAGTCCTGGTCTACCCGCTTTTCGGCAACTGGGCATGGAACGGCCTTGAAAACGGGGAGTTGCTGGGATGGCTGGGTTCCCGTGGCTTCATCGATTTTGCAGGTTCCACCGTTGTCCATTCCGTAGGCGGCTGGGTAGCTTTGGCCGCACTGTTGGTCGTAGGTCCACGCAGCGGAAGATTCACAGAGGACGGCAAGGTTAGGGAAATGAATCCTTCAAACCTGCCCATGTCCGTTCTCGGAACCCTGCTGCTCTGGTTTGGCTGGTTCGGTTTCAATGGCGGATCCACTTTGACTCTGGATGCATCGGTTCCACTGATCATCGCAAACACAACTCTGGCAGGAGTAGCCGGGGGCGCAACATGCACCCTTCTAGGCTGGTTTGACACCCGGATTCCCAAGGTCAACAATCTTATAAACGGTTCACTTGGCGGTCTGGTTGCCATTACCGCCAACTGCCATGTTGTTTCTGCTGCTGATGCTGTGGTCATAGGCGGACTGGCCGGCCCTCTCTGCATATGGCTGGAAAAGATGCTTGAAAAAGCAAAAATCGATGACGCAGTTGGAGCGGTCCCGGTACACCTAGGCTGTGGAATATGGGGAACACTGGCGGTCGCTTTCTTTGGCGATCCCAAGCTCATCGGGACAGGGCTGGGAATGTATGACCAGTTTATCATCCAGTTAACCGGAGTCTTCGCCGCTTTCGCCGTAGCCTTTCTACTTCCGTACATATTACTGACTATAATCAACCGTTTCCTACCGCTACGGGTCACTCCCGAGGAAGAGGAAGTCGGGCTTAACATTTCCGAACACGGTGCGCATACAGACCTGCTGGACCTTTTCCAGACCATGGAACAGCAGGCCCTGACCAAAGACCTATCCCTGAGAATTCCGGTAGAACCTTTCACCGAAGTCGGTAGGATCGCCACCTGTTACAATCAGGTCATGTCCGCACTTGAAGAAAACGTATCCAAAACCGAAGCAATAATTAATTCCGCCACAGACGGCATCCTGACTTTTTCCCGAGATTCGTTGAAACTGCTTCAAGCCAACCCGCGGGCAAGAGAGATGTTTGCGCTTCCCGGGGGCGGTGTACTTGAGGGATTACAATTCACTGACCTCGTAAATGCTGAAGGAATTCCTACGGAGACTTTGTTTTGTTCCCGATCGGTTGAACTGAGCGGCAACAGTGTTGGGGGTAACAAATTCCCGGTTGAAGCTGTTATAACGCCTGCTAAAGGCATGCCTTTCTATATTGCTATCATAAGAGATATCAGCGAGCGCAAGGATGCTGAGTACAAAATACGCACACAGCAGGCCTACTTTCAACAGCTATTCGAAAGCTCGCCGCAGGCAATTGTGCAGGTGAATACAAAAGGTATTATTCAGAATGTAAATAAAGGATTCGAGCAACTCTTCGGATTTGCCCGTGAAGAAGTCCTCGGAGCTTACAACCGAAGTGTCGTCGTCCCGGAGAACCTGCAGGCTGAAGCCAAGCAGTTCAGTGAATCAGTCATGACCGGACGCCTTGTTGACAGGGAGACAGTACGTCGACACAAGGACGGCAGACTGATTCCCATATCAGTCATCGGCTACCCCATCCATGTTGAGGATGAACTCAGCGGGATATATTATATTTACACAGACATTACCCAACGCAAAGCCTTTGAAGACCAGTTAGCTCATCAGGCATTCCACGACTCCCTGACCGGACTGCCGAACAGGGTCCTTTTTGCCGAACGCCTCTCAAGGGCATTGAAGCGCTCAAAGCGCCGCAAGCAATATCGTTTCGCAGCAATGATGCTCGATATGGACAGGTTCAAATGGATTAATGATACTCTGGGGCACCATGCAGGGGACGAATTTCTGATTGCCATCGCGGACCGTATCAGTTCATGCATACGGGAAGTGGATACAGTCGCGCGTCTCGGTGGTGATGAATTCGGGATAGTAATCGAAGAATTCTCCTCTTACCAGGAAGTTATCAAGATCGCCAAAAGGATTCAGCACTCACTGCAGCTTCCTCTTGAGTTGGCCGAAGGCAAAGTTACCTCCAGCGCAAGTATCGGTATTGTGCTTAAAAATGAAGACTATGATAATTCCGATGCGGTTATGCGCGACGCTGATATTGCCATGTACAGAGCCAAAGAAATGGGTCGTTCCAGATTCAAGGTATTCAACCAGAGAATGCATTCAAGACTTCTTGCTGAAGTTGAATTGGAAAAAGACCTGCGTCAAGCCATCCAAAATGAAGATCTTTCCCTTTACTATCAGCCCATTATGAACACATCAAACGGCCAGTTACGGGGATTTGAAGCCCTGCTGCGCTGGGATAGCCCAGAACGGGGAATGGTTTCTCCAGCAGAAATTATTCCGCTTGCAGAAGAGACGGGATTGATAGTGCCTCTTGGGCAGTGGATATTACGCGATGCATGTAAAAGCATGAAAAAATGGTTGCAAACCACCGGACTTGAAGATCTGACGGTCAACGTCAACCTGTCATTCAAACAATTCGGGCAGCCCAATTTCACTCAATTTGTCAAAAGCACTCTGGAACAGACAGGCCTTCCACCGGCCAATCTCAAGCTGGAATTGACTGAAAGCTGCCTGATGCAGAACCCTTCCGAAACCATGTCCAAGCTGACAACTCTGCGTGAGATGGGAGTTCAACTGGTCATAGATGATTTCGGAACAGGCTACTCATCATTAAGCTACCTGCAGCGTTTCCCCATTAACGGACTCAAAATAGACCGCTCGTTCATCTCCGGCGAGAATCAGGACCCGTCAAACAAGGAAATAGTCAGAACAATTATAGCCATGGCCAAAAGCCTCGGACTGGATGTTGTTGCAGAAGGCGTTGAAGAATCAAGTCAATTGAACATGCTTCAGGATATGTCTTGCGACGCAGTACAGGGATTCATGTTTTCACGTCCCGTAGAAGGATCAAAAGTGGAAAACTTTATCAACACGCATCGCTCCGACAAGTCTTGA
- a CDS encoding substrate-binding domain-containing protein → MPLFNCKKKIKISIIFLLLSAVLCISYPANAANTPNSETLSIAVIPERGDLDFWHLLKKGAIKAATDDGKIKILWVNPAGYGSFKEQKKKLKWCMQHQVDAIVISPVHVLRMAEPLEEVIDSGIPVIQMVSKISRSIKTGYVHSDNFKGGALAAEYLQKKLNNSGSVVLGLFTQGNLPVNDRVKGFKDQLDKTDSKLKIAKSIYVGKSYEKGASKIRVAMYGSSGPRKKQKINAVVGFNESSSEVLIETLQKLDKLKGLNFVAFNPDPNMITQIENDTISAGVAQDPFEIGRIAVTQAAMAARGQKIPANTKTGVYLITKDNLSQPKIQEILGLKKRTY, encoded by the coding sequence ATGCCCCTGTTCAACTGCAAGAAAAAAATTAAAATCTCGATAATATTTCTATTATTATCAGCCGTTCTGTGTATTTCATATCCGGCAAACGCAGCGAATACACCTAATTCTGAAACACTGTCCATCGCAGTTATTCCGGAAAGGGGCGATCTGGATTTCTGGCATCTGCTGAAAAAAGGAGCGATAAAGGCTGCCACTGATGATGGGAAAATCAAGATTCTCTGGGTTAATCCTGCAGGATACGGAAGCTTCAAAGAACAAAAGAAAAAACTTAAATGGTGCATGCAGCATCAGGTCGATGCGATTGTGATATCCCCTGTGCATGTCCTGAGGATGGCGGAACCATTAGAAGAGGTGATAGACTCAGGCATACCCGTCATCCAGATGGTCTCAAAGATATCCCGCAGCATCAAGACCGGATACGTGCATTCCGACAATTTCAAGGGAGGTGCGCTTGCTGCAGAATATCTGCAAAAGAAATTGAATAATTCAGGTTCAGTGGTGCTTGGATTATTCACTCAAGGCAACCTTCCTGTAAACGACCGGGTTAAAGGATTTAAGGATCAACTGGATAAAACTGATTCAAAATTGAAAATTGCTAAATCTATCTACGTCGGCAAGTCCTATGAAAAGGGAGCTTCAAAGATCCGCGTAGCCATGTATGGTAGTTCCGGCCCGAGAAAAAAACAAAAAATAAATGCCGTAGTGGGATTTAATGAAAGCAGCAGTGAGGTTCTGATTGAAACCCTCCAAAAGCTTGATAAGCTTAAAGGGTTGAATTTTGTTGCCTTCAATCCTGATCCGAATATGATCACTCAAATCGAGAATGATACTATTTCCGCAGGTGTCGCGCAGGACCCTTTTGAAATCGGAAGAATTGCTGTCACTCAGGCTGCAATGGCTGCCCGAGGTCAAAAAATACCCGCAAACACCAAAACTGGCGTCTACCTGATAACTAAAGACAATTTATCACAGCCGAAGATTCAGGAAATTCTCGGGTTAAAAAAACGTACCTACTAA
- a CDS encoding DUF6125 family protein yields MNDHRHTTPDDITEIIRQLVAHYGLWLAESVHQLGLEAALDAEKEAGDRFFTILSGKLGRALGIRPQDLLKKTDQETMDKLGMALRSAWLAADGVWFQAIEGQADINTAKRVNDTCWSRFSPLEARRAKAVLELPELGGISALKAALKVRMYAHLNRWEFIEETDNSIIFWMTDCRVQSARKRKGLQDYPCKSGGITEYTGFAREIDPRLHCECIGCPPDEHPEEWVCAWKFTIKED; encoded by the coding sequence ATGAATGACCATCGCCATACTACCCCGGATGACATAACCGAAATCATCCGCCAGCTTGTAGCTCATTATGGACTCTGGCTGGCCGAGAGTGTCCACCAACTGGGTCTTGAGGCAGCACTGGATGCCGAAAAAGAAGCCGGGGATCGATTTTTTACTATCCTTTCCGGTAAATTGGGACGGGCACTGGGCATCCGTCCGCAAGATCTGCTTAAGAAAACGGATCAGGAAACCATGGACAAACTGGGTATGGCTCTGCGCTCGGCATGGCTGGCTGCTGATGGGGTCTGGTTTCAGGCCATCGAAGGTCAGGCCGACATAAATACAGCAAAACGGGTAAACGATACCTGCTGGTCCCGTTTTTCACCTCTTGAGGCCCGCCGGGCCAAAGCCGTTCTGGAACTGCCTGAACTCGGTGGCATATCGGCCTTGAAAGCAGCTTTAAAGGTACGCATGTATGCCCATCTCAACCGCTGGGAATTCATAGAAGAAACCGATAATTCAATAATTTTCTGGATGACTGATTGCAGGGTCCAGTCGGCCCGTAAACGTAAGGGGCTGCAGGATTACCCCTGCAAATCCGGCGGAATAACCGAATATACCGGATTCGCCCGGGAAATTGACCCCAGACTGCATTGTGAGTGCATCGGATGCCCCCCTGACGAACACCCGGAAGAGTGGGTATGTGCTTGGAAATTTACTATCAAAGAAGACTAG
- a CDS encoding DUF5675 family protein produces the protein MKKVQLVRVENGEEATLGVLLVDGKAVCWTLEEPWRNNMMKVSCIPAGLYPLELEYSPSKGRNLWTIKDVPGRLYVRIHIGNTVDDTEGCPLTGSKPGYLKGKRAVLGSKTGFKQFMAAMSGSHQGEIDIRTTFELYEHDNHFQ, from the coding sequence ATGAAAAAAGTACAATTAGTTCGTGTCGAAAATGGGGAGGAGGCTACATTGGGCGTGCTACTTGTAGATGGTAAGGCTGTTTGCTGGACTCTTGAGGAACCATGGAGAAATAACATGATGAAAGTTTCATGTATTCCTGCAGGTCTTTATCCGTTGGAATTAGAGTACTCACCATCCAAGGGGCGTAATTTGTGGACAATCAAGGATGTTCCGGGGAGATTATATGTTCGTATCCATATCGGTAATACTGTGGACGATACTGAAGGATGTCCTCTGACCGGAAGTAAACCCGGATATTTAAAGGGTAAACGTGCTGTGCTTGGCAGTAAGACCGGGTTTAAACAATTTATGGCAGCTATGTCCGGTAGTCATCAGGGGGAGATTGACATTCGGACCACATTTGAACTATATGAACATGATAATCATTTTCAGTAA
- a CDS encoding nitroreductase family protein gives MKNFIVDKDLCVQCGLCAQDCFFGLIELDTYPRIKDEQKCFECQHCLAVCPAGAISILGNSPEDCTPLKGNMPGEDEVATLIKGRRSVRSYDPEPLEPERIQKLLDVAWHAPTGVNSRCVHITLMDDPESIKKFSKEVHSRLDSAIDKGVSDFPYLVDLFKMISKRMKEEGVDILFRDAPHLIIVSAPQSVPSRIGDMTIFLSYFELMAHSMKIGTLWNGLLKRVVESIFPDMKAKLGIPEGHDLGYAMLFGTPAVKYPRTVERGSARVRRVEWE, from the coding sequence ATGAAGAATTTTATTGTAGATAAAGACTTATGCGTACAGTGCGGTTTATGCGCTCAGGATTGTTTTTTCGGCCTTATTGAACTTGATACCTATCCAAGAATTAAAGATGAGCAGAAGTGTTTTGAATGTCAGCATTGTCTGGCGGTCTGTCCTGCCGGGGCCATTTCCATTCTCGGCAACAGTCCTGAAGACTGCACACCTCTTAAGGGCAATATGCCGGGCGAAGATGAGGTCGCGACTCTTATAAAGGGACGCCGTTCTGTGCGGTCTTATGACCCGGAACCGCTGGAGCCGGAAAGAATTCAGAAACTGCTTGATGTCGCGTGGCATGCGCCTACCGGTGTTAATTCGCGATGCGTACATATCACCCTTATGGATGATCCTGAGTCCATTAAAAAATTCAGTAAAGAAGTTCATTCCCGTCTTGATTCTGCTATTGATAAAGGCGTCTCTGACTTTCCGTATCTTGTTGATCTCTTTAAAATGATTAGTAAAAGGATGAAAGAGGAAGGGGTGGATATACTGTTTCGCGATGCGCCCCATTTGATTATAGTCTCCGCCCCGCAAAGTGTACCCAGCCGGATAGGGGATATGACGATTTTTCTTTCCTATTTTGAGCTGATGGCCCACTCCATGAAAATCGGTACTCTCTGGAATGGCCTGCTTAAACGGGTGGTAGAGTCCATCTTCCCGGATATGAAAGCAAAGCTGGGCATTCCTGAAGGTCACGATCTGGGGTATGCCATGCTTTTCGGCACTCCTGCAGTTAAGTACCCGCGCACTGTAGAACGCGGTAGCGCTCGTGTAAGGCGGGTTGAGTGGGAATAA
- a CDS encoding flavin reductase family protein has product MKKSIKPNTLAMPTPVWCVGSYDKDDKPNVMTIAWGGICCSVPPMITVSLRKATYTYGSIMERGAYTVSIPSAEYVTEADFFGIATGKNSDKFAVTGLTPVRSDVVDAPYVEEFPLVFECKVVETFELGLHTQFVGEILGIKADESVLNEKGMPVMDKVNPFVFTPATREYVGMGKTVGQGFKVGKKFMK; this is encoded by the coding sequence ATGAAGAAATCCATTAAACCCAACACACTTGCCATGCCTACTCCGGTCTGGTGCGTCGGCAGTTACGATAAAGATGACAAACCTAATGTTATGACTATTGCATGGGGAGGCATCTGCTGTTCTGTCCCCCCCATGATTACCGTTTCCCTGCGCAAAGCTACTTATACTTATGGCTCCATTATGGAACGGGGAGCTTATACCGTTTCAATACCTTCCGCCGAATATGTTACCGAGGCCGACTTTTTTGGCATTGCCACGGGTAAAAATTCCGATAAATTTGCGGTCACCGGATTGACCCCGGTACGCTCCGATGTTGTTGATGCTCCTTATGTTGAAGAATTTCCGCTTGTATTTGAATGCAAGGTTGTCGAAACATTTGAGCTGGGACTGCATACGCAGTTTGTGGGTGAGATCCTTGGCATCAAGGCGGATGAGAGTGTTCTCAATGAAAAAGGTATGCCTGTAATGGATAAGGTGAATCCATTTGTTTTTACCCCGGCCACCCGTGAGTATGTAGGAATGGGTAAGACTGTAGGGCAGGGATTTAAAGTCGGTAAGAAATTTATGAAGTAA
- a CDS encoding antibiotic biosynthesis monooxygenase — protein sequence MTARIKAKSGCVDELRARLEKSVGGCAGQEGLLIYYLHQDKDDPALFMVYGHFSSEASYRMHMDSELLRKTYDDIVGLVESLPEVKFWTMLEKTGV from the coding sequence ATGACCGCGCGTATCAAGGCTAAATCCGGTTGCGTGGATGAATTACGGGCCAGACTTGAAAAGAGTGTGGGCGGATGTGCGGGACAGGAAGGGTTGCTTATATACTATCTTCACCAGGATAAGGACGATCCTGCTTTGTTCATGGTTTACGGTCATTTTTCATCCGAGGCATCTTATCGTATGCATATGGATAGTGAACTGCTTCGTAAAACTTACGATGATATCGTCGGATTAGTCGAAAGTTTACCGGAAGTTAAATTTTGGACAATGCTTGAAAAAACAGGAGTATAA
- a CDS encoding response regulator transcription factor, which translates to MSDLIRVLLVDDHDIVRIGVRSFLGSFDDIKVVGEASNGQEAVEKAAELSPDVILMDMLMPVMDGIQAIREIRDRKLSGRIIALTSFATDDKLFPAIKAGAMGYLLKDSTPDELLEAIRRVFRGEPSLAPDIARKVLSELSLPGEDAATPTPDPLTPRELDTLKLVAKGKSNKLIAEEMFVSEATVRTHMTSILSKLHLANRVEATLYALREGIASL; encoded by the coding sequence ATGAGTGATTTGATCAGGGTTTTGTTGGTTGACGACCATGATATCGTACGTATCGGCGTGCGTAGTTTTCTGGGCAGTTTTGATGATATAAAGGTGGTCGGCGAGGCCTCCAACGGTCAGGAAGCAGTGGAAAAGGCCGCTGAGCTTTCACCGGATGTTATCCTTATGGACATGTTGATGCCGGTAATGGACGGTATTCAGGCCATCCGTGAGATACGTGACCGCAAGCTTTCCGGGCGGATTATTGCCTTGACCAGCTTTGCTACTGACGACAAACTTTTTCCGGCAATCAAGGCCGGAGCCATGGGGTATCTGCTCAAGGACTCCACTCCGGATGAATTGCTGGAAGCCATCCGCCGGGTGTTTCGCGGTGAACCTTCCCTTGCCCCGGATATTGCACGCAAGGTTCTTTCTGAACTTTCCCTGCCCGGTGAAGATGCCGCCACTCCCACTCCGGACCCTCTGACACCACGTGAACTGGACACGCTCAAGCTGGTCGCAAAAGGTAAGAGTAATAAACTTATTGCCGAGGAAATGTTTGTCAGCGAAGCAACTGTGCGAACCCATATGACCAGTATCCTTTCCAAGCTGCATCTGGCCAATCGCGTAGAGGCAACACTTTATGCCTTGCGCGAGGGAATCGCATCGCTTTAG
- a CDS encoding GAF domain-containing sensor histidine kinase — protein MKNEKLKEIGTYLLENINAVSGMYAALLLEYQPRWYGAINSEERKRIAGGGASMIFECFTRGDLVPLENYFKSCASIKLDRGVGIRDVVEGTMLGKQACIIAGQNFYTDQAEYFEYLEELEIFYRKVLSLTTDRYSSMLLSRLNAEHVRNKLLLEASRTVTSALDPDEVLSRLAEVLAGTVGEGCCTIFLVDPETGGLAPCAGFGYGSKECQSALQGLRLCPSGNSLSGVDGKSYGFCSSNKASRSFADILPAAVRSGSASLFHITNSGRMVGVALVSSDQPGFTFDDATTELIGGILNTVAVAIESAAAARQTKRQLMESESLRRVANVLLESPEGKNGSVLGLIADEARTIVNGMGSALMLLEGDSLHCVCYSGSPRCPMDFYPVDNSFYGNVFKRAETTIVRDAQSEIPEAERSNEIRTLIIVPLLEGHKKLGLLMVSNKSGGFDRADKRIMEMFAAQAVLALRNSRMFEQSEKLVVQGERQRLARELHDSVTQALYAITFCSDAAVRSLESGKDKAAIEQLKALQGMAQQGMRDMRSLIFDLHPPEMESEGLVGAIQARLNSVEIRSGLEADLFVEGDERRLPLRVEEELFRIAIEALNNSTKHSKAESVTVQVDFAEGETILQIIDDGQGFDPAALPTGGMGLRGIRERSERINADLKINSEPGKGTVLTVKVVEEIGGGDE, from the coding sequence ATGAAAAATGAAAAATTAAAAGAAATCGGCACATACCTGCTGGAAAATATAAATGCAGTCTCAGGGATGTATGCCGCTTTACTGCTTGAGTATCAGCCGCGCTGGTACGGAGCGATAAATTCTGAAGAGCGTAAACGCATAGCCGGGGGGGGAGCGTCCATGATTTTTGAATGCTTTACCCGTGGTGATCTTGTTCCATTGGAAAATTATTTTAAAAGCTGTGCTTCGATCAAGCTTGATCGGGGCGTGGGTATCCGTGACGTGGTTGAAGGAACCATGCTCGGCAAGCAGGCTTGTATTATTGCCGGTCAGAATTTCTATACAGATCAGGCTGAGTATTTTGAGTATCTGGAAGAGCTGGAGATTTTTTACCGTAAAGTTCTCAGCCTTACCACGGACCGTTATTCCAGTATGCTCCTGTCCCGATTGAATGCCGAACATGTTCGCAACAAGTTGCTGCTGGAAGCTTCGCGAACTGTAACCAGCGCCCTTGACCCGGATGAGGTTTTAAGCCGACTGGCCGAGGTTCTGGCCGGAACTGTAGGTGAGGGGTGTTGTACTATTTTTCTGGTTGATCCTGAGACTGGCGGTCTCGCTCCCTGTGCCGGATTCGGCTATGGATCTAAGGAGTGCCAAAGTGCTTTGCAGGGCTTACGCCTTTGTCCCTCCGGCAACAGCCTCAGCGGAGTTGACGGCAAGAGTTACGGGTTCTGTTCTTCGAACAAAGCCAGCCGGTCTTTTGCGGATATCCTTCCTGCTGCTGTGCGTTCCGGCAGTGCCTCTCTTTTTCATATTACCAATAGCGGACGCATGGTCGGCGTGGCGCTCGTTTCTTCCGATCAGCCCGGATTCACTTTTGATGATGCTACTACTGAGCTTATAGGCGGTATACTGAATACCGTAGCTGTAGCTATCGAGAGTGCGGCTGCTGCACGTCAGACCAAACGCCAGCTTATGGAGAGTGAAAGTCTGCGCCGGGTCGCGAATGTCCTTCTTGAGAGTCCTGAAGGCAAGAACGGCAGTGTTCTCGGTCTAATTGCCGATGAAGCCCGGACGATTGTAAACGGGATGGGAAGTGCTCTTATGCTTCTGGAGGGAGATTCACTCCATTGTGTCTGTTATTCCGGTTCGCCCAGATGTCCCATGGATTTCTATCCGGTGGATAATAGTTTTTACGGTAATGTTTTTAAAAGAGCTGAAACCACAATCGTACGTGATGCCCAAAGCGAAATACCTGAAGCAGAGCGCAGCAATGAAATACGCACCCTCATAATTGTTCCTTTGCTGGAAGGTCATAAGAAGCTTGGGCTGCTCATGGTTTCCAATAAGAGCGGCGGGTTTGATCGCGCGGACAAGCGTATTATGGAAATGTTCGCAGCGCAGGCGGTTCTTGCCCTGCGTAACAGCCGTATGTTTGAGCAGAGTGAAAAGCTGGTTGTACAGGGTGAGCGCCAGAGGCTGGCTCGTGAGCTGCATGATTCTGTTACACAGGCTCTTTATGCGATTACTTTTTGTTCCGATGCTGCCGTGCGTTCCCTTGAATCCGGCAAAGATAAGGCCGCAATCGAACAGCTCAAAGCTTTGCAGGGCATGGCTCAGCAGGGTATGCGCGACATGCGTTCCCTTATTTTCGACCTGCACCCTCCGGAGATGGAGAGTGAAGGTCTTGTGGGGGCTATTCAGGCTCGTTTGAATTCTGTTGAAATCCGTTCCGGCCTAGAAGCGGATCTTTTTGTGGAAGGAGATGAAAGACGTCTGCCTTTGCGGGTAGAGGAAGAGCTTTTCCGTATCGCCATTGAGGCCTTGAATAATTCTACCAAGCACTCCAAGGCGGAATCCGTTACTGTTCAGGTTGATTTTGCCGAAGGCGAGACAATTCTACAGATTATTGATGACGGTCAAGGTTTTGATCCGGCAGCTTTGCCTACGGGCGGTATGGGGTTACGCGGAATACGTGAACGGTCAGAGCGTATCAATGCTGATCTCAAAATAAACAGTGAACCCGGAAAAGGTACTGTGCTGACAGTGAAAGTCGTAGAAGAAATCGGAGGCGGAGATGAGTGA
- a CDS encoding SDR family oxidoreductase, translating to MKNKTVLITGGNKGIGLELTEMFIADGADVIVAARDFSSFKFNDHPQVRTEVFDFANVADIPDFISSLPAIDVLINNAGVMFATPYDEYTAESVDQILKINIEAPVTLITAVSKSMKDRKYGRIVNNASIAGQIGHPDIWYGITKAGVINMTKSFAKLLGPHGIVINAVAPGPIATDMLHTIPQARKDAIKAAVYTGRFGNPEEVAAAMHWLATDCPEYINGTCIDINNGSFPR from the coding sequence ATGAAAAATAAAACTGTCCTGATAACCGGAGGCAATAAAGGAATCGGCCTTGAACTGACAGAGATGTTCATCGCGGACGGCGCAGATGTAATCGTTGCAGCCCGCGACTTCTCAAGCTTTAAGTTCAATGATCACCCGCAGGTACGCACAGAAGTCTTCGACTTTGCTAACGTGGCGGACATCCCGGATTTCATCAGCAGTCTGCCTGCAATAGATGTGTTGATCAACAATGCCGGGGTGATGTTCGCGACTCCGTATGATGAATACACAGCTGAGAGCGTGGATCAAATCCTCAAAATCAATATTGAGGCTCCGGTGACATTGATCACCGCAGTATCCAAATCCATGAAAGACCGAAAGTACGGACGTATTGTAAACAACGCATCTATAGCCGGTCAAATAGGACATCCCGACATCTGGTACGGGATAACCAAAGCCGGGGTCATCAACATGACCAAAAGCTTTGCCAAGCTCCTCGGACCGCATGGAATCGTAATCAATGCCGTTGCCCCCGGACCTATAGCAACAGACATGCTGCACACCATCCCCCAAGCCAGAAAGGATGCAATCAAGGCCGCCGTCTATACAGGTCGCTTCGGTAATCCGGAAGAAGTAGCCGCAGCCATGCACTGGCTGGCAACAGACTGCCCGGAATACATTAATGGAACCTGCATTGATATAAATAACGGCTCCTTTCCAAGATAA